The Musa acuminata AAA Group cultivar baxijiao chromosome BXJ1-8, Cavendish_Baxijiao_AAA, whole genome shotgun sequence genomic sequence CTGTCAGACTGATACTGTACCAGGTGATACACTATGGTACGGCGAACTTGCCTCAAAACAAATTACATTTATAATAGGAAAGACAACAAACTTCACTAGTACAGAGCCCAAAAAAGGTCCTTTTATTGCCGTTAAAGATTACATTAAAAAAGGATTAGCATTTGCACAACTTTTTAGAAAAATCGCCACTATCAAGCTATCAGCAATAAACTATTACTAATAGAATATGACTGCTTAGCATGGACTCAGACCACCAGTCAACAGTCCCCAGCTCCATACTGACAAAATGTTGATGTAGTAGATTATTTGAACGTTGCAACTTGTGCACACCTTGAATGTATAGTATCCAAAGGGTCCACAGTTTCGAGTATGACACACTAAACTTATCGACACTATTAATGTATCAGAAAGAACTGACCTTGCGCTTCAGTAGCTTGCCGAAGCCTTTCACCCATTTCTGCCAACCAGCATGCCCTTCTTCCAGTGCTGCAGGGAGCTCCCCACCATCATAAGCAGCAATTAAACTAGCAGCCACCTCAGAAAGCTTGTCTTGTACAATAGGTATACATTTTTCGCTGTCAATTGTATGTGATGACACTTGATCAGAAAATCATATTTAGAACTCACATATAGTCTTATCCCTCAGTGGCACTCAACTAAAAATGAATGGAAATTCACTTGAGGAAGTTATTTCTTATATGCTTGAGTTCAATGGTGTCAAAACAATTGTGGCCAATCAAAATTTACCTAGAATAATAACACAAGATTCATTTGGAAAACAGGAGAAACAACCTAAGCAATGTGGAAGTGAATCAAGTATTGATCATCTTAATATCATGTAATAAGAAGCTTTCACCCTCACCTAGATAGAGTAGTGTACAATGGATAAGACAATATATTTGACAGAGCTGTGTCCACTTCTGTTATTAGATCAACCCCATCCTTCAACAACTCTGTCGCATCCTGCATGTATATTTGTGCAGCAAGCATCAGTGTGCAATGTCTGTAATCATGTTACTGTAAAACATGAATCAAACATGTCCAGAAAGTTGATAAAATCAATGATAAACAACAAGCAAACCACGCAGGTCGAGAAGGGGTTAACTTCTGTTATATCCCATTTGCATATTGTCTAAAGATAATAGGGATTTCCTCAAAAATCTGCGATAGACAGCGGTTTCACAATTTGGACATTGTTTGTGCATTTTAGCATTCTTTCTTATAATCACCTCAATATATCAAATTGAAATGCACTGATCTACCATTTGCTTCATAACCTGAGCAAATGAACCCCCAACTGGATCAAACTAGATTTCATGAACTTCTCCAAATGACCACATTCCCTTGAACTCTTGAAGTGATTATATCACATTTTATTATGACTACTGTGAAATGACCAAACGTCCTTTAAAGGTATGTTTACCCCAGATCCACTTCCTCATGCATGCTCTATACATTTGAAGCTATTATATGAATTGTATTacaatcatttattatttatttactctCACCTACTAGTGGTGCTAGGTTTTACTGTGTATTCTCATATACTCATCAACTCCATCCTTAGATGTTCATGCAACTAAAATGGTCGAAAAACCTGAGCTACTGAGCCTGAGCCTGAGCCTACAGAAACAAGTCTTGCTGCTAACATTGATATAGAACTAAAGGGAGTGGATCGAGGATGACCAACACTGCATCTAAGGAAATTACTTGAGAAAAAAAAGGCCAACAACAATTTATACTGCAACAATGTTGAGTTGATGACTTCTAATACTTCTGGTTAATTGATACATATTGTTTGAATCAGCTTAGAATAAATATTGTCTGATATATGTGCAACTAACATATGATTCCACCGTGTACTATGTAGGCAATTGGATATGGACCCTATACATGAGATTATAGTGCGTGTGGATATGGATGGGACCTATTGTGTCCCAGGCCCGGCCCGCAGGCATGACTATATTCAACAAGGTCACTGTAACTTTGTGTTTACTATTTAATATTAATAATCATTTAACTATTAATGCTGAAAGTTAGTTTGACTCAATCTACAACAAGATATATGGCTCAAGAATAAGAAAAATTCTTCAACACAAGCGCGGAATCAACAAGATAAAGACCTAACCAATCCTAGCACAAATTTACACAGATTTTGGGACATTTGGTAATAGAATCTGAATCCTAATGGGTAATTTATGTTTGATTGTAAGGAAGCCAAGTTCTAGATGTTGGCAAACTTTAAACACATACTAGGTGAGTTGTATTTCGACTTCTATTCCTGATGGGTCACAAAGAACTTTCAAGTGACAAAAAATAGCTCTAACATTTCAAAATCCCTAAATTTTTTATAACAAAATAGCCTATTAATTTTTGTTTTGATTCCTGAGTTCATGGACTCATGGAAATCAACCATTTAAGTGACATCCACTTGGTTATAATTCCCTTCCAATCTAAATTTTCAAACAAACTACTACAGTAGAACTGAGACAACTACAACGTATGGTGCCTTAAGTGTTTATATGCAAGATTTTAACTCTCAAATTTCAACAATGATGTCAGTCCCTATATTGCACAAATATGGCAAAAGATGAAACCTAAATCTCACCTTTATAAATATTCCTTCAGATTCCAAGAGAACACCAGTGCACTTCCACCTGTCTCCAAAAATCTTTAACAACTCTTCTGGCGGAAGGGATCTTAAATGCTGACCATTCATCCATCTGTTTGGATAGCAGATCATGTAAGGGAACAGGCAAAAACAATGGAGATTATCCAACAAGAAAGAAAAACCCTATGTACTCATTGAAGCCGCAGAAATTCTGCTGACAAGGTCAGCCTCCACTGGCTTACTCTAAGCATACATAACTGATAACTCGgataagaaaagaaagagaaattaaCTGAAATTACTTAACCAATTAAAGCAATAAAAGGATTAAAACGGAACTGAAAAAATAATCCTAGCATGCAACCTATACCATAGAAAACCACTATACAATTTTGCAGCTCATCCTGCTGCAGCAAGTCACAGGTGCATGCAAAGAAGCACCTAGGTAAACAGAAGGGGCACAGAAAATCATACCATATGAAGTAATTGTAGCAAGCCTTAAACAACGACCTACCATTTCCAGTATGTTCTTATTCATAACCAACATGCCTAATGCAAATAAACTATTCTGAAGTAACACTATTTGTGAATGTTGTCAAAATCTAATTGGGATATATGAGTCATTAACTTGATAAGCCTAAACTACTAACCCAAAATACTCAAGCCTAAATTAATAAGAGTATACTCAATATAACCCTATAAACCAACAAACCAACTCAATTGACCTCCCATAACTGATGTAGGATCAAACATGAGGTTTCACATCTCTTATATTTAAGCTTAATGTTTTCATCAATGTCCGAATATAGTCCAGGATCGAATCCTAATATATTGCATGTGAGGTTCAACCTAGTAGAATACCATGATGTGCCTCCAATCCCATCCATGGGAATCAAATCCTAGTATGGTGCATGTGACTCAACCTAATGATGATTTGATTCCACACTATGATACTATCAAGTTTCAACCCCATACACAAATAGTTCTTTGTCACTTGTGCCCCTCACCATGTCCAATAATAGGTTCATCCGTTCATGTTGATACCATTTGTTACGATTCATTCGGTTGAATAACTAATTCATTAATTTAATAAGTTCAGTAGTAACAGACTCACCCTAAACCCTAGAAATCAACTCGACTGATTATCAACTAATAAGTTCAGTTGTACATCTGATATGGCACTAAATTTGAGGTGCCAATGAGATAATCAAAGATTACATGTTTATGAACAAATTAAAGGACACATAGGTAGTATTAAAAGAATTCTGCCGTTTACGTATTTTGActtcattttttttactttaagaATTTGAGTACATGGAAcagcataaaaaatatatttaaatttttttaaactagGAATTCACATTTATTAATAATTGCATCAAAACAAAGCATCATTAATATCTCAATGCACAATTCAACATCCTTGTAATAAATTAAATTGTTTCTAGTTTGTACCTTAACTTTGTAGAATCAAAAATTGCCCCACTTTTATTTACACGACTTATTGAGAACTTCTCAACTGCAAAGTTGAATTGCGCACTTCAGTAAGCAAACACATGACTTCTTCCTTTCTAATTCTTATCATTATGAATCAAAACATATATAAACATGAGAAGAAACAAAGTAAAACCACCAACCAAGCTGATCAATGGTGAAAAATTCATTTTCGGTACCATCTCCCCAACCTAAGAGTGCCAAGTAGTTCACCATTGCCTGGGGTAAATACCCCATCTCCCTGAACTAACAAATGAATGAAATAATATGTACAATATCTACAAGGGCTGACCATATTGAAAGAATTTCAAACAGTATCTTTGTGGTAACGGTAGGTCAGCCATGAAACTTATTATTGAATCAATTAGTTACCTGTCCGACCGAAGTTGCACCATGACGTTTTGATAACTTACTTCTATCCGGGGCAAGAATTAAAGAAACATGTGCAAAGGAAGGCATTGAAAATCCAAGTGCCTGCAAAGAGTATCAATAATGATTCACCACGTTGCTCATGTTTGTAGTGATTCACCATTGGCATTACATCTGAACATAAGTACAAGGATAATAGAAACAGGAGCATActttgtaaataagtgcttgtcGCAAGGTGTTAGGTAAATGCTCCTCTGCTCTGAAATTAAGACACCAAATAATGATGAAGGCTCATCCTGAATCCATTATGAGAATATTGTAAACTTGAAAGAAAATGTCATATATGACACTACCTTATAACATGTGATATTCGCATTGTGGCGTCATCAACTGTGACACAGAAATTGTATACAGGTTGGCCATTGCTTCTCATAATGACAAAGTCACCAAGTGTGTCCAAGCTCCAACTGACCTTCACGAGACTATGTAGTGAATTAGCAGCGCAtggattaaaattaaattaatgaaACCAGGAGtctcaaaatatgaaaaaaaaaatcgtgGTATGCACATTATTAATCCAACATTATATTTTCTAGAAAGCAAGATAAACAAATATCTTACTTCACCACGAATAAGATCAGTAATTTTCAAGTTTCCTTCCTTAGGTACACGGAAACGATATGTGTAAGATGTTCCTTTTGCCAACTCCTGCTTTATTTCTTCATCTGATGCGGTTCTCCACTTCCCCGTATACATCGGTGGCAGCTGCATCTGTTTTGCTCTTTCCTTCATTTGTTCTAGTTCCTttagaaataaaatttaacaagaaACTCATTATATGAACATAACAAACTGAAAAAAAGAAGGATACTGTATAATAATAGAACAAAAAGGACATCTGCTCTCAGATACAACTATTGAAAGAACCATACCAAGTACCTAATAgcaaattttcaaaatattccaAAGAAAACATATGCAGTCTTTACAGAAAGAAAATCATGTGTCCTGAATCTTTTTCTACTGGACATCTTACAGAAATTCTGCATTATCTACTTGCTAAATCTTGTGTTAACAGAAAAGGGCTAATACAGAGGCATTTATCTCTAGATGGTCATCCTTATGAATCAATTTTTGCACCCTAATTCATAATATGTACAATCCCCTTGCAAATAAACTTGTCTCATTCTGATTTAAGTAATATGAAGAAATCCACTCCTATTTTATCATGTTCTGGAACTACTATTCTGTGTTCCTGTTTTCATTCCACATAACAGGGTGATCCACGCTCCAGATATTGTAGTGCCAAAGATACATATGCTTGTGATTATTAGCATACTTGACATTTATATACTTGAATGTTGGTGAAAAAACTAAAAAGAAATAGATACAAAGTTTCTTGTCTCTTATTGTAACTCCCAACTTATGTTTTCCACTAGGACCTGCGAAATATGCAGTTTCATTCTATCATCAGTTTTGTAGCTTATATACCTACGGTTGGTTCATTCAGATATCAAAAGAGTTAGTCTAGCGTATCAGTAAGGTGTCATGCTTGATTGACATATGACAAAGAACATCACTGTGTCACAGGGAAAAATAGCCCAGAAGCACATATAAGCAACAAACCTGATAGGTTTTATGATATCTTAACAAATAAAACATTCAAAACTACAGAAAGTTCAAGTATAAATGTGATCTTCAGTCAAAGAGCTCAGTAATCCACGCaatatcatttttatcaaattggAATACTTCAGatcaaaaaatatcatttatcatGAGTCAAAAGTCAGTAATTCTGCTCAAGGATTTCCCTCAGTTGGCTGAATGACAATTTAAATTGAATTTAAACTGAACAAGCACAACCATCACAGAGTGACTGGGTAACACTAAAGGAGATAGAATAATCAAACTTCATTCTCACGATTCAAGTCATTACTCTTTTATGGACTTTCCTTGATGGGCTGAATGACACTTAAAATCAGATTTGAAGAAGCACAATCATCATGCTTGGATTTGAACAacattacaaaagagaaaatcttTCTATTTTCTCTATGCAAGGTATACTTGAGATTATGTATGGGCCTAGCATCAGTAGTTCTTCAAGGAACCTCATAGTTccccaaattttgtttcttattaATACAATTATCATTCAAAAATTAAGATCCAAGATtatatgtttagacataaaatgcATCACATAAGCCATAATGGATTTCCCAACAACCAAGAGAAAATGTAAAATAAAAGAGCTAATGTTCCTGGACAGTGGTTGTACTTAACCTTTTTACTTCCAGGAATTTAAACTTTTCCAAGTTAATAATTCAACATACATATTCCCATTATTCATGGTCAGAGACAAAATTTTCCAACTATGTTGGATACTACTTCTATGTTGGACGGCCACTGCTATTGTTGCTAAGTTGGAAATACAGGTCCATAGAATACTAAACATTAATCAGAAATTGAGCACCTGGCTATCCCTTTAAAATTGTGCTGCCACTCAAAATAGATGGTGCAGAATGCACCATTGCACCTAAGGTGGTACACACCACATGGCTATAGCCTAATCCTTGATCCTCTAGAATGTTGATGGAAATTTTAAAGACAGGTTTCACTAATATAGTTTTCCTACAAAACTTCAAGGCATTTGTCATGGTCCACTCATTGATAAAAGTATGAAATTGAATCTTTAAGCTGCGTATGCATTTAAGATGTAACAAACCATCAATACAAATACAATAGGATACATGactttatgcttttctttcttttttttatcttctttttcttaattAGTCTAAAGAAACCATTCAAAGCACATACTATAGGAGAAAGGGTTAAATATTGGAAAAATGAATGACCAACCAAATCAAAAAGTGTAGAAATATGGCTTTGCATGGAGATTACTAACAGGAGTACCATTTATGGAACAACCTAAAACAACAACAACTTCaactttaaactgtttcaaaatcTCTTTTCCAGAACATTTGAAGCATTGTTGTTATATTAGCAGCCTAAATTATTAAATGCAACTACAATGTACAATGGAAGAGGCCTTTCATGCCATCACAGACATGGTGATGATGCTATTTTTGCAGCCATATAGAAAACCAGCATTTCCAAaaaaatcttctttcttcttagtAACCATTGATATCTATAAAATATGGTAATGTCTCGGATTCCAAGTGACTCATCACATGCAGATCACATGTAAGAATCTAATTTTTTAATTGAAATGCCTTCAAATTTtgtgtcaaagactcaaaagatgTTCTGATTCTGAACAGCAAACTAGTGGTTAATAACTCAAATTCAGAAAAGAGACAATTAATTGACCATGAAAGAATGTTCACATGTTGAAAAGCAGAAAAATTAGTCCTGAAGGTTGACTTTAGGTTTACCAATAATTCTTTGTTGGATAAAAGAATACATAAATATTTAAGATGAAACCAAGGGCAAAAAGAAggcgaagaagaaaaagaacagtGGCACTGGATCTAACTGTCAACCCATAAGTTTCATGTACCTATTGACAAGAGAGGGAATTCTCTTGAAAAGATAAAACAGGTTATAACTTATGGTATTCTAGTGAAAGCAATTGCAGATATCCTAGTGAATAAATTTATAGAACCATATAAAGCAAGCACCTAACTAGCCATTCTGGTAAAAAGTTTCCATAAATTACCTCATTGGAACAGAAGCATCTGTAGACAGCACCACTTTCCAACAACTTCTCAGCATATTCTTTGTACAAGGAATTTCGTTCTGATTGCCGATACGGACCATAATCTCCACCCACACTAGGGCCTGTAGATTTAGCACACGATATCACATCTTTTAATTAAGTGATACGATAATGAAAAAGTAGGCTTAGTTAGGAGCTGAAACACTATAAATCATACACTATTTAATGAAGCAAGGTATCTCTTAGGGGCTCTCTGGAGTCCCTTCTTTGATTTTTCTGTTAGATACAAAACCTGAAAAACCAAGGGATAAAATATATTCGATACATTGTCTATTCTTTTCAAATGAATTCTTGTTTCCAAAACTTCAGTAAGAAATAACTATATACAAACAGAAAACTTAGAAACAAAGGCAAGAAAACAAAAACACTTGTGACAAATTATTAGAGATTTTACCTAAGAATAAATCATGCCCCATGTTGTATCTTCAAACCTTACCAAAGCAAAAAAAGGCAATTTACTTTTAATTAATTCTTGATTTTTACTTAAAATAGAAAATTTTAGAAGACCAAAACAAAATCTAAAAGTTTAATGGAAATTttaacttttttaaaaaaaaatctaattcttCATGTCAATTTTGTTGTACAGGTCTCGACCGCCTCACCAACCTACTTTCCAGTGGGAGGCAGCAACAACCTCATATGAATCCACTAGAGTCATTTGCTGCTTCCAATAAAaaatatacaacaacaacaaagtcaatAAAAAATATAGAATAGCTTCCATAAGTAGGACATCCTTTTTTTAAGTATCGTGACTACTTGCTCATGGCATGTCTACTCACATGGTTGCACTGTAATTGGACACAGCAGAATTCTGATTGTTTTGTCGTGCTTGAGTCCTGCCTACGATCCAATCTCAAGGTAGGTATGTGATCAGGCAAGTGATAAACagtttctttatatttttatttttctaaagctCGAGCCATAGAATCACCAGTCTCTCAAGAGTCACAAGACTCATGATTCCTGAGAGAAGATACTActtctttatttattttctttttcccgTCCTCCCCCTCTCTCAACAACAATAGAGATTGGTGCTGGCAACAGACTGCAATTGACATGGTAACAGTGACAGCAACAAACAGCAGTGATGACAGCGAATACAAACTACAAGTCTGGCGACAAATTACACTGTAGGACTTCCTCTCCCTCCCTTTCTAGCAACCAGTATATTTGTGGCAGGTTTAGCTAGTAACCTCAGCAAACAAGTGTGATGACAATGAATACAAGCCACGAACTTCACAATGAATTTCATTACATTACCTCCTCTTTTAGCAACCAGTATATTAATGGCGGGGTTAGCTGTTTTAGCTTATATTCCAGCCATTCTTTCCAGTTACCAAGGATCCAGGTGATAGATCGAGAGAATTGGTTTGGCTGATGCCTATCCTGATCTAAAATGGCCAACTCCAATTTGGACAAGACCAATTTTGTAAACTATAGCTGTTGATACTTGATACTTGATAGTATAACAATACACATATATATTCCATCATAAAAGAAAAAACTGTATCATACATAAACATGTATGCACATGCATGAGTGTCTAAAAGATAGATTAGATGCATGACTTCTGTCATAGATTCTATTGTTCCTAAATCTAAATATAGTCCTAGCTATGCAGGTTTGCTATAAAATTTATTTGTTAGTTTTCTCTTGTAAATTCATACAACAATTGGAAAACCCAGTTATACAATTTTCAAAGATAGATATCATAATGTTGCTTCTTACCTTAAGATCTAAGAACGGATTATTTTTAGTCCTATGACTTAGGGTTCTGAGAAAACAACCATTTGAATTTGACATATGTCTACTACCTACTATAGGGCAACAAATGGATGCACTTATTGCATCTGTAAGATAGATGCACGAAAACAAAACTGAAGAGTTCAAACTAAGAGAAAATGATAAGCTATTGAGCTGATATTTTCTTCAGTTAGTACTTAAATAAGTTTTTGAGATACTGGTTTTGATTGCTATAGGAAGCTGCGTtgtcatgaaaatattaaaacctCCAGTTGACAATTAATCACCATAGTATCCTCTTGCTCTTGGCAACTTTGTCATTCTATAGTTTCACCATAAAGTTGGTAATAATTTGGTTGAGTAACATTGCCAAAATAAGGAACAGCAGAAGAAATGGAATATTCAGCAACGCGTCAAAGTTAACAGAAaaaaggtacctattagattatAAGCAGAATAAGATGGAACAGAGATTGGAAAGATCAACATGGAAGCTAAAAAATGCAAATGCATTTCTCTGCAAGCATCAATGAAATTGGGATTTCTAACAAAAGAAATTAGTTGCTTTGGTTGTTAAACAATCAATTGATTAATTATCTTCTCTTGTGTATCTGTCTTACGCAAAGGATGCAGACTGATAGCCATCGGAATCAAGCATTTGATAGATACGGCTCTCCCAATAGTACAATGCAATATACTATATTTCACAAAAATGTACATGAAAACAAAAAAGTAAGAATTAAAGAGTAATGTAAAGCACAGCAAATAATAACTGATATATTTGCAGCACTTCAACAAAACATACCTTCATCCCAGTTAAGACCAAGCCAAGATAGGTCATTTAGCATTGCTTCTTCTGATTTCCTTGTGGATCTCTCCAAGTCAGTGTCCTCGATCCGCAAAATAAATTTCCCACCTTGTGATCTGTAAAGATGTTCCAAACAAAAAAATATTCAAGAGAATTAATATGACTATGAAGATCAGAAGTTCAAAAAGCGAAGTCATAATGTCGCATGATATCAAGAAACAATAGTTGGGTATGCATTTCAAGGCAGGCATGCTGATAAATATACATAAACCAGCGTCTCTTTTCATATTAGATAAAGGAAAGAGGACACAAGTAATCAAAGAATCACTGATGGTTCAGAAATATATGCCAATAAAACTATTTAAACAGCGACAAACAGTATAATCATCCAACACAAAGAAACACTCGCATTAGGCGATTGAGGAAACGTCCAAGGACGCACCTGGCGAAGAGGTAGTTGAAGAGCGCCGTCCTCGCTCCCCCAACGTGCAGATTCCCCGTCGGTGACGGCGCGAACCGGACCCGTACCTCCCCCTCGGTCGGGCCGGCGTTTGCATAGGATGCCGACACGGAGAGGTTCCTCCGGCGAACCGAGATATAGGGTTTAGCTGCGAAGCCCCGGCGGAAAAGAGGCGCAGGGAGCTCCGGAAGAACCCTAATTCGAGCCCACGGCGATCCCACAAGTCTCGCCATCTCCCTCTCGTGTCTATTACCAAACGCACGAACAGATTACGCTATCTATAAAGATATTAAAGTTCAGTTCACATGTCTTGGCCGAGCCACCATACAATGGAAACAGCTTTCCCATTGGGTAGATGCCACGGGCCCTGGAATGAGAGAGGACACTAATTCCGTCGTGGCAGCCTCTATGGCGGTCTTTTTGGCGGACCGGGACCACACCGTATCCTACACCTCGACCTGTCTAGTTTACTTGTCGTGGCCATTGAATCAGAATCAGACGGAAAGTAATCGCTGATGAGGCGAAGGAAACGGGAGAACAGCCCTGCCGTGCCTCCCAGCGATGGCGGCGGTCCTTTTCGGGCCCGGTATAGTGCTGTCAACACTAGAATCTGCTCACCAAGTATTCGATATAATGACCTGCTTGCTCTAGGCGCTAGATTTGAGACATTTCTTACCAGGTTTTGGTTTTTGGGATTAGCTCTTCTCATATTCCATCAATTGCAGCATCAATTCTTTTGTATCTGTATATCTTGATCGAGGTTTATGTCTTGAACCGCGGCGATTCTTTTGTATCATCCTGCAACTTGCATCATTAGATGCCGCTGCTAAAGGGTGGCTGTGGTTGTTGGCCTGTGTTATCTCGAGCCCAGAGCCCAAAATGTGATGGAAAGACTCCTTACGACTCGCCCGTGTAGGGTTCGCCTGAGCAGGGCTTTGCGTCCGTTGGGGGGTGTCGCAAATGTCATGCTTCAACAGTCGCCACCATTGAAataaaaaagtaattttgattACAAAAGTCATCAGAATAAAGACCTGCCAGTCTTTGGGGCATCCGCGGTGGTGCGGGGGAATTTATTCAGCCTCTTCTTTATGTTGCAACCCATTTCCTCCTAAAGAGGCACGAGAAGAGAGTAGGTTTTGGCGGCAGCGGGCAGCGGTGGTGCTGGGAGATGGCTAAAAGAGCAAAGAAGCAGATAAACCTCTTCTACTGCGCTGAGTCTGAGGAGCTCGCCAGGAAGGTGGCCGACCACTCCGACGTGATCCAGCTCCAGACCATCACTTGGAGGTAGACCATCGTTTGATTTCCTTAGTTCCTTTTTGTGGTTCCGCGAGCGTCGTGTAGGAGCCGTTATCGAGTAGATAAGATAACTGAGATGGGTTCTAAGGCTTCTGCCTTAAAGATTTGATCTTTAGCGTTCTTGTCCTGCGCGTTGAATTTTGTGTGTGCACAGCGGATGCATGATTTTTTTAACTGAAATAGGATTTTGTTGTTCTTCATCTTTTGCTTCTATTTTTTCCTTCTGTACATTAAGTACCCAGATGCATTTTGCTGAACTCTCTTAGTGATGCGTTTTCCCCTAAGCTCTTGATTTTTATCTGTTCCTGCGTATTTGGAGTGTCTCGTCAAAATTAAGGCACATGTAGAGTTCTCGTTTGGTTGACTTTGTTATAGGtaagtttttttttacttaatcTGTTGTGCCTTTCACTTTTTTATGTTCAGCATGTATGAATCTGTGTGGGTGGTTTATCATTCTACCGCATAAAGTTACTTC encodes the following:
- the LOC103996272 gene encoding glutamate--tRNA ligase, chloroplastic/mitochondrial, which codes for MARLVGSPWARIRVLPELPAPLFRRGFAAKPYISVRRRNLSVSASYANAGPTEGEVRVRFAPSPTGNLHVGGARTALFNYLFARSQGGKFILRIEDTDLERSTRKSEEAMLNDLSWLGLNWDEGPSVGGDYGPYRQSERNSLYKEYAEKLLESGAVYRCFCSNEELEQMKERAKQMQLPPMYTGKWRTASDEEIKQELAKGTSYTYRFRVPKEGNLKITDLIRGEVSWSLDTLGDFVIMRSNGQPVYNFCVTVDDATMRISHVIRAEEHLPNTLRQALIYKALGFSMPSFAHVSLILAPDRSKLSKRHGATSVGQFREMGYLPQAMVNYLALLGWGDGTENEFFTIDQLVEKFSISRVNKSGAIFDSTKLRWMNGQHLRSLPPEELLKIFGDRWKCTGVLLESEGIFIKDATELLKDGVDLITEVDTALSNILSYPLYTTLSSEKCIPIVQDKLSEVAASLIAAYDGGELPAALEEGHAGWQKWVKGFGKLLKRKGKSLFMPLRVLLTGKLHGPDMGGSILLIYKAGLWGVVNPEAGFITLDERFKMLREVDWEALDKENKQLESVAGQSD